The Terriglobia bacterium genome has a window encoding:
- the bshC gene encoding bacillithiol biosynthesis cysteine-adding enzyme BshC, translating to MIPKTPPLFVDYLEQGPASRRFFPGHFRDSGSFHRVSAALRFDDSHRKSLVQTLIRQNERWGMSERTRQNLEALSRPGCFAVVTGQQVGLLTGPCFNMYKALTTIRLAQHLAGQGIPSVPVFWMETTDHDLEEVDHVVLLDGTSQSVSDLKLTFGPQTEGRPVGKLVLGPGLSEFRNALRAQFPANSGFVDLVMNLVDQCYHEGKTLSEAFACMMAQLVGEYGLILFDPMDEALSGLSRPIFEWALQHGNALQEHMAQRTREITEYGFEPQIKLDPQSTFVFHTEGGARRLLLQNGDQVWPKGNDHRMTIEQARALVGTEPEKFTASVALRPLLQDHLLPTIAYVGGPSETSYWAQLGGFYQVWGRPMPVLVPRASFTVSTEKSQRLLAKYGLEFSSVFLGVEKLTAEVFERSVSSEVSQHFESLLTGVTEGLSRLKPALEGTEATLAGALETAHQKIEYQINNLKAKYLRAEERRNEKIVQHIVALENLLWPRKNLQERELNVCYFLARYGREFLKMIFEATEPLPDSHVLLQMDSAGSRGGRED from the coding sequence TTGATTCCCAAGACTCCTCCCTTATTCGTCGATTACCTCGAACAAGGCCCTGCCTCCAGGAGGTTCTTTCCCGGCCATTTCCGCGATTCCGGTTCCTTTCATCGGGTTTCCGCGGCATTGCGCTTTGACGATTCTCATCGGAAGTCGCTCGTCCAGACACTGATCCGGCAGAATGAACGTTGGGGGATGAGCGAAAGAACGCGCCAGAACCTGGAGGCCCTCTCCAGGCCCGGATGCTTTGCGGTTGTCACGGGCCAGCAGGTCGGGCTCCTGACCGGCCCATGCTTTAATATGTACAAGGCATTGACGACCATCCGGCTCGCCCAGCATTTGGCGGGGCAGGGAATACCCAGCGTTCCCGTCTTCTGGATGGAGACGACAGATCATGATCTTGAAGAAGTGGATCATGTGGTCCTTCTCGATGGCACATCCCAATCTGTGAGTGACCTCAAGCTGACCTTTGGCCCTCAGACTGAGGGGCGGCCCGTCGGGAAACTCGTCCTTGGACCAGGCCTCTCCGAGTTTCGGAACGCGCTGCGAGCTCAATTCCCGGCCAATTCAGGGTTCGTGGATCTGGTCATGAACCTGGTGGATCAGTGCTATCATGAAGGGAAGACCCTCAGCGAAGCCTTTGCTTGCATGATGGCACAGCTGGTCGGAGAATACGGCCTGATACTGTTCGATCCGATGGATGAAGCCCTGTCAGGACTCTCGCGGCCAATTTTCGAATGGGCATTGCAGCATGGCAATGCCCTTCAAGAACACATGGCGCAGCGGACCCGAGAGATCACCGAGTACGGCTTTGAGCCTCAAATCAAGCTTGATCCGCAGTCGACCTTCGTTTTTCATACGGAAGGGGGGGCGCGCCGGCTGTTGCTGCAGAACGGCGATCAGGTGTGGCCGAAAGGGAATGATCACCGAATGACCATTGAGCAGGCGCGTGCGCTTGTCGGAACGGAACCGGAGAAATTCACCGCGTCCGTGGCTCTCCGACCTCTGCTTCAGGATCACCTGCTTCCCACCATCGCTTATGTGGGAGGTCCTTCGGAGACGTCCTACTGGGCTCAACTGGGCGGGTTCTATCAGGTCTGGGGACGGCCGATGCCCGTCCTGGTTCCACGTGCCAGTTTTACCGTGTCGACGGAGAAGTCTCAAAGATTATTGGCCAAGTATGGACTGGAGTTCTCATCGGTGTTCCTGGGAGTTGAGAAGCTGACGGCTGAAGTCTTCGAGCGATCGGTGTCCTCCGAAGTCTCACAGCACTTTGAGTCCTTGCTGACGGGCGTGACCGAGGGGCTTTCCCGGTTGAAGCCGGCGCTTGAAGGGACAGAGGCTACACTCGCCGGCGCGCTGGAGACCGCACACCAGAAAATCGAATACCAGATCAACAATCTGAAGGCAAAATACCTGCGCGCGGAAGAACGGCGGAATGAAAAAATAGTACAACACATTGTCGCGCTGGAGAATCTGTTGTGGCCGCGGAAGAATTTGCAGGAGCGCGAACTGAATGTCTGCTACTTCCTGGCGCGTTATGGGCGGGAGTTTCTGAAGATGATTTTCGAGGCGACCGAGCCGCTGCCTGACTCGCACGTGCTGCTTCAAATGGACTCCGCCGGCTCCCGTGGGGGCAGGGAGGATTGA
- a CDS encoding methyltransferase domain-containing protein: MTSHQNREILRNSVLPSVDARAVLLLVIWLTFGLVTTGQTGVPPRAGQIFPEHTPRDEWQKPVEIIEALDLKPGDTVADIGAGAGYFTGWLSQAVGPQGHVFAVDISEEAIRLLSEKIGFYPIKNIKPVLCTESDLKLPPQSLDLAFLLNTFSVVKDKETMLANVIMALKDRGRLTIIDWSAGKNGPPGPPRDERLSEERVIKLAEQTGFRLVHRHEMLPSQYFLEFAKNGRRRIAALK; the protein is encoded by the coding sequence ATGACAAGCCATCAAAATCGTGAAATTCTCCGCAATTCCGTTTTACCCAGCGTGGACGCGAGAGCGGTCCTTCTGTTGGTCATCTGGCTGACATTCGGCCTCGTGACCACGGGACAGACCGGGGTCCCTCCGCGGGCAGGTCAGATTTTTCCGGAGCACACGCCTCGAGATGAATGGCAGAAACCCGTCGAGATCATCGAAGCGTTGGACCTTAAACCCGGAGATACGGTCGCCGACATCGGCGCGGGCGCCGGGTACTTCACCGGCTGGCTCTCGCAGGCGGTGGGTCCCCAAGGGCACGTGTTCGCCGTCGACATCAGCGAGGAGGCCATCCGGCTGCTGAGTGAAAAGATCGGGTTTTATCCCATCAAGAACATCAAACCTGTGCTCTGCACTGAATCGGACTTGAAACTCCCTCCCCAATCTCTGGATCTCGCCTTCCTCCTGAACACCTTCAGCGTCGTAAAAGATAAGGAGACCATGTTGGCCAACGTGATCATGGCCTTGAAAGATCGTGGTCGCCTCACCATCATCGACTGGAGTGCCGGGAAGAACGGTCCTCCCGGTCCACCCCGGGACGAACGATTGTCCGAAGAGCGGGTCATCAAATTGGCGGAACAAACCGGATTCCGTTTGGTGCACCGTCATGAGATGCTCCCCTCTCAGTATTTCCTGGAGTTCGCCAAGAACGGGCGGCGGCGGATAGCGGCCCTCAAATGA
- the bshB1 gene encoding bacillithiol biosynthesis deacetylase BshB1 gives MTLNLDLLAFGAHPDDVELVAGGTLLKMAQSGYKTGIVDMTRGERGTRGSPEIRAREALASARILKLSVRENLSMEDAHVTVGTGSRLKVIDALRRFRPRIVITHYWEDPHPDHRATSEIVTDACFLAGLMKIDTGQPRFRPQKILYFMLPDHVLPTVVVDVTDQFEARMRACRAYRSQIYNPQSKELETRLSTPDFLDRLEADHRYYGNLIQTKYGEAFYSKEVLRIDDPVAFFKGPVQKKGRRR, from the coding sequence ATGACACTGAATCTTGATCTTCTCGCATTTGGAGCTCATCCCGATGATGTTGAACTAGTGGCCGGCGGGACGCTGTTGAAGATGGCCCAGAGCGGGTACAAGACGGGCATTGTCGACATGACTCGGGGGGAACGAGGAACCCGCGGTTCCCCGGAGATTCGTGCTCGGGAGGCCCTGGCGTCGGCGAGAATCCTCAAGTTGAGCGTGCGTGAGAATCTCTCGATGGAGGATGCTCACGTGACGGTGGGCACGGGTTCCCGGCTCAAGGTCATCGACGCGTTGCGGAGATTCCGGCCCCGGATTGTGATCACGCACTACTGGGAGGACCCCCATCCCGATCATCGCGCCACCAGCGAGATCGTGACGGATGCCTGCTTCTTAGCCGGATTGATGAAAATCGATACCGGGCAACCGCGATTCCGGCCCCAAAAGATCTTGTATTTCATGCTGCCGGATCATGTCCTGCCCACCGTGGTGGTGGATGTCACAGACCAATTTGAAGCACGCATGCGCGCGTGCCGGGCCTACCGTTCTCAGATCTACAATCCGCAGTCCAAGGAACTGGAAACGCGCCTTTCGACCCCCGACTTCCTCGACCGCCTCGAAGCGGACCATCGCTACTACGGGAACCTGATTCAGACAAAGTACGGAGAGGCCTTCTATTCCAAGGAAGTTCTGCGGATCGATGATCCAGTCGCGTTTTTTAAAGGCCCGGTCCAGAAGAAAGGCAGGCGGAGATGA
- the bshA gene encoding N-acetyl-alpha-D-glucosaminyl L-malate synthase BshA, with the protein MKIGITCYPTYGGSGVVATELGKELAYRGHEVHFVSYALPFRLNLSSPRIFFHEVEVSAYPLFEYRPYTLALASQMLQVTLDENLDLLHVHYAIPHSVSAYLAKQMIAPRKLPVITTLHGTDISLVGVDRSYLAITRFSIEQSDGVTSISEHLRERTYKEFGVEHSIEMIPNFVNCSEFTKKCACELRRRFAPDDEKLLIHISNFRPVKRITDVVEIFDRVQKEIPAHLLMVGDGPERAEAEYLAGMKKLRDRVHFVGKQEAINEYMGLADLLLLPSDNESFGLVALEAMACEVPVIASKVGGLLEVVRDGVDGFLIPPREIDMMARRAIEILSDPALAERLGKQGRERAEGNFCTSIVIPRYVSFYERVIAEVK; encoded by the coding sequence ATGAAAATTGGAATTACCTGTTATCCCACCTATGGCGGCAGCGGGGTGGTGGCCACCGAACTGGGAAAAGAGCTGGCGTATCGGGGCCATGAGGTTCATTTTGTGAGTTACGCGCTGCCGTTTCGCCTGAATCTGTCCAGCCCCCGGATCTTCTTTCATGAAGTGGAAGTTTCCGCCTATCCCCTGTTTGAGTACCGCCCGTATACCCTGGCGCTGGCCAGCCAGATGCTTCAAGTGACCTTGGACGAGAATCTCGACTTGCTGCACGTGCACTACGCGATTCCTCACAGCGTCAGTGCTTACCTGGCGAAGCAGATGATCGCCCCCCGGAAGTTGCCCGTAATTACGACGCTGCACGGGACTGATATTTCACTGGTGGGAGTCGACCGCTCCTATCTGGCCATTACCCGATTCTCCATAGAACAGAGCGACGGGGTCACCTCGATTTCGGAGCACTTGCGGGAACGGACCTACAAGGAATTTGGCGTCGAACATTCCATCGAGATGATTCCAAATTTTGTGAATTGTTCCGAGTTTACAAAGAAATGTGCGTGCGAGCTGCGGAGAAGGTTTGCTCCGGATGATGAAAAGTTGCTCATCCACATCTCCAACTTTCGGCCGGTCAAGCGGATCACGGATGTCGTGGAAATCTTCGACCGGGTTCAGAAGGAGATCCCGGCGCATCTGCTCATGGTGGGGGATGGGCCCGAGCGGGCGGAAGCGGAATACCTGGCGGGAATGAAGAAATTGCGCGACCGGGTCCACTTTGTGGGCAAGCAGGAGGCCATCAACGAATACATGGGTCTCGCCGATCTATTGTTATTGCCGAGCGACAACGAAAGTTTTGGGCTGGTGGCCCTGGAGGCCATGGCGTGCGAGGTCCCGGTGATTGCGTCCAAGGTGGGAGGCCTGCTGGAGGTTGTCCGGGACGGTGTCGACGGGTTTCTCATCCCGCCGCGGGAGATTGATATGATGGCCCGTCGCGCCATTGAAATCCTCTCTGATCCCGCCTTGGCGGAGCGCCTTGGCAAGCAGGGGCGGGAGCGCGCTGAAGGCAATTTTTGCACGAGCATAGTGATCCCGCGATATGTGTCATTTTATGAGCGGGTCATCGCGGAGGTTAAATAG
- a CDS encoding NYN domain-containing protein: MPYLVDGYNLSRRSGQFKQPSSRETDAVVRYLNRFARLKRTKVTVVFDGFPHDGDRSHALSSTFDAIKIIYAGADSDADGRIRKLVASLKNRAGWIVVSSDRAVYGYARASGVRAMRSEEFLQSANALLSQQGKDEVESTGGEVEYWLKIFGEPKKGTSS, from the coding sequence ATGCCGTATCTGGTCGATGGGTATAATTTATCACGAAGATCAGGGCAGTTTAAGCAGCCGTCTTCTCGGGAGACTGACGCTGTAGTGCGGTATCTCAACCGTTTTGCCAGGCTGAAACGGACCAAGGTGACTGTGGTGTTCGACGGGTTTCCTCACGACGGGGATCGATCTCACGCCCTCTCTTCCACCTTTGATGCCATCAAGATTATTTACGCCGGGGCGGATTCAGATGCTGACGGAAGGATTCGAAAGCTGGTCGCTTCTCTAAAGAACCGGGCGGGCTGGATCGTAGTCTCAAGTGATCGCGCGGTGTATGGATACGCCCGCGCCAGCGGCGTGCGGGCCATGCGCTCTGAGGAGTTTCTTCAATCAGCCAACGCGCTCTTGTCTCAGCAGGGCAAAGATGAGGTGGAATCCACGGGCGGGGAAGTGGAATACTGGCTGAAGATTTTTGGAGAACCCAAGAAAGGGACCTCTTCGTAG
- a CDS encoding MGMT family protein, with amino-acid sequence MMESFFEKVYRVVRLIPRGKVATYGQVARLAGKPHAARMVGWAMSASSSARPVPWHRVVGAGGRLVISKAVQYFQIQKRLLQQEGVEFRGNRIVMSRSQWERGLRKVSPRSSR; translated from the coding sequence TTGATGGAGAGCTTCTTTGAGAAGGTGTATCGGGTGGTTCGCCTTATACCGCGCGGAAAGGTAGCCACCTATGGGCAGGTAGCGCGCCTGGCCGGAAAGCCTCATGCAGCACGCATGGTGGGATGGGCCATGAGCGCTTCATCATCGGCTCGACCGGTTCCGTGGCATCGTGTCGTGGGTGCCGGCGGCCGCCTGGTGATCAGCAAGGCGGTTCAATACTTTCAAATCCAGAAGAGATTATTACAACAGGAAGGAGTCGAATTCCGCGGGAACCGCATCGTGATGAGCCGTTCCCAATGGGAGCGAGGGCTCCGCAAAGTCTCCCCCCGCTCGTCCCGTTAA
- a CDS encoding tRNA (cytidine(34)-2'-O)-methyltransferase, with translation MHIVLVEPQIPQNTGNIARLCAITQSELHLVKPLGFETTNYYLRRAGLDYWDKVRPVFHDSFESFWKDHQADRCWFASTKATTFYTQARFQEGDYLIFGNETHGLPEPFIFSHPQMGLTIPMWNDTRSLNLSNAVAIILYEALRQVKGF, from the coding sequence GTGCACATCGTCCTCGTTGAGCCGCAGATTCCCCAGAACACCGGAAACATCGCCCGTTTGTGCGCCATCACGCAGAGTGAACTTCATCTGGTCAAACCCCTGGGCTTTGAGACCACCAATTACTATTTGAGGCGCGCCGGCTTGGACTACTGGGACAAGGTGCGCCCTGTATTCCATGATTCGTTTGAGTCGTTCTGGAAAGACCATCAAGCGGATCGGTGCTGGTTTGCCAGCACCAAGGCCACGACCTTTTATACGCAGGCTCGCTTTCAAGAAGGTGACTACCTGATTTTTGGAAACGAAACACACGGCTTGCCGGAACCCTTTATCTTCTCGCACCCGCAGATGGGACTCACTATCCCCATGTGGAACGACACTCGAAGTCTGAACTTGTCCAATGCCGTGGCGATTATTCTTTACGAGGCCCTGCGTCAGGTAAAAGGATTTTAA